In Malaclemys terrapin pileata isolate rMalTer1 chromosome 10, rMalTer1.hap1, whole genome shotgun sequence, the following are encoded in one genomic region:
- the LITAF gene encoding lipopolysaccharide-induced tumor necrosis factor-alpha factor, whose amino-acid sequence MSAPASHLPAPSGYPIPSAPPTYEETTGINTYPPYPAPESGYGPNMKSMNPPPYPSQPVPAPNPITVQTVYVQQPVTFYDRPVQMCCPSCNKMIVTRLSHTSGALTWLSCGSLCLLGCVAGCCFIPFCIDALQDVDHYCPSCQALLGTYKRL is encoded by the exons ATGTCTGCTCCAGCATCCCAtctgccagctcccagtggctaCCCAATCCCATCAGCACCCCCTACATATGAAGAGACAACAGGAATAAACACTTACCCTCCTTACCCTGCCCCGGAATCTGGGTATGGCCCGAACATGAAGAGTATGAATCCTCCTCCGTATCCTTCACAACCTGTTCCAGCTCCTAATCCAA TTACAGTTCAGACTGTGTACGTGCAGCAGCCAGTAACATTTTATGATCGCCCAGTTCAGATGTGCTGCCCCTCCTGTAACAAGATGATAGTGACACGTCTCTCGCACACTTCAGGAGCACTGACCTGGCTGTCATgtggcagcctctgcctgctggg GTGCGTAGCTGGTTGCTGTTTCATTCCCTTCTGTATTGATGCCCTCCAGGATGTGGATCACTATTGTCCAAGCTGCCAAGCCCTCCTTGGTACCTACAAGCGTTTGTAG